The Acidobacteriota bacterium DNA segment CAAAGTACAACCAACTATCTGGCATAGCCTTTCGGAAGACCCAACACCCGTTCAGCCACAATGTTGCGTTGAATTTCGCTGGTTCCCGCTTCGATGGTGTTGCCACGGGTTCTCAAATACCCGTAGACCCATTTGCCGTCGTCTAAATCCCAGAGTTGCCCGTGCGCGCCGAGGATTTCCATCGCGTCGCGTTGGGTGCGTTGATTGAGTTCGCTCCAGAAAATTTTCTGAATCGAACCTTCGGGACCCGGTATCGGTGATTTGCTCAATTTGGAGATGGCGCGATTGCTGTTGAGTTTAAATATTTCCAGTTCCAAATACGCCTGGGCGATTTTCTGGCGGGCAATCGGGTCTTGCGCAATCGGTTTGCCGTTGCGTTGCAAAGTATTCACCTTTTCAACTAAGGCATCGAGCGTGCGTTTGATTTGAATGTAAATCCCCGCGCCGAGATTGGCGCGTTCATTCATCAACGTAGCGATTGCCGTATGCCAGCCCTTGTTGACTTCGCCTAACACATTTGCCACAGGGACTCGCACATTGGAGAAGAAAACTTCATTGAATCCCGAATCGCCGGTGATCTGTTTGAGAGGTCGAACCGACACGCCTTCGCTGTGCATATCAACCAGAAGCGCGGTGATGCCTTTATGTTTCGGCGCTTCAAAATCGGTTCTAACCAGCAATAAACACCAATCGGAAACATGCGCCAGTGAAGTCCAGATTTTTTGCCCGTTGACGATAAAATGGTCGCCATCGCGCACCGCTTTGGTTCCAAGTCCTGCGACATCGCTTCCGGCATTGGGTTCGGAAAAGCCCTGACACCAGATTTCTTCGCCGGATAAAATTTTCGGCAAGAAGCGTTTCTTCTGTTCTTCTGTGCCGACTGCAATAATCGTTGGCCCAATCAAAGAAAGCCCCAGAACATTAATCAACATCGGCGCATTGGCTCTTGCCCATTCTTCTTGAAAGATGGCTTGTTCAATCAAGGTAGCGCCGCGTCCGCCATATTCTTTTTTCCAGGAAATCCCCGCCCAACCGGCATCATAAACTTTTTTCTGCCAGGCTTTCAGATAAGCCAGCGATTCGGCGTTTTCTTCTTCGTTGAGTCCCGCGCCTTCAAAGGGCGGCGGAACATTCGCTTCCAGCCAAGCCCTGCACTCGTCGCGAAATTTTTCCTCTTCAGGCGTTAATCGTAAATCCATAAATTCTCCTCTTTAATGATAGGATTCAGGATACCGGATTCAGGGAAAGGAAAGTATGAAGTAGGAACGATGAATGATGAACAGCAAGCGTTATGTAGTTGTTCATCATTTAACATTCCACCTTCATCGTTTCTTCTGCCCCTGACTCCTGAATCCGGTATCCTGAATCCTGTATTCTAACTAACCGACTGCCATAAAATTTCTGCAACATCCATCACCCGCACATCGCGTTCACCCTTGCGCGCATTGATGCCGTCTTCGAGCATGGTGGTGCAGAAAGGACAACCGACGGCAACTATATCAGCGCCGGTTTCGAGTAACTGCCGCGCCCGTTCCTGATTGACGCGCTTATCTTTCGGCTCATCAATAAAACTCATGCCGCCGCCGCCGCCACAACAAAAACCATTCTCGCGTGATTGTGCAACTTCTACAGGAGCATTGCGCGACGCGATTTGCACCAGTTGTCTTGGCGCATCAAATATGCCGTTATGACGCCCAAGATAACACGGGTCATGAAAGGTGATTTTCTTCTGGTTTTTATTTGAGGGAGCGATTTTCCCGTCACTCACTAATTTGGCTAAATATTCACTGTGATGAAAAACCTCGTAACTGCCGCCGAATTCCGGGTATTCATTGCGAAAGGTGTTGAAGCAATGCGGGCACGAGGTGATGATTTTTTTTACCCCGTAATTATTCAGCTTCGCAGTATTTTCTCTGGCGAGCATGTCGAAAAGAAATTCATTGCCGATGCGTCGCGCCGGGTCGCCTGTGCATTTTTCTTCGCGTCCGAGAATCGCGAAATTGACTCCGGCTTTTTGCAGCAACTGCGCCGTGGCGCGAACCACCTTTTGATTTCGCTCGATTAATGCGCCGCCACAGCCGACCCAGAACAATACTTCAGCGTCTTTCGCATCAGCCATCGTCGGAATATTCAATCCTTCCGTCCAATCTATGCGCGTCGATTGCGTACCTTTGAACGGATGACCACGGGTTTCCATTGAAGTCACCGCATCGCCCATAGTTTCAGGAAAATCGGCTTCTTCCATCACCAGGAAACGCCGCATATCGACAATCTTGGGCATCTGTTCGATGAAAACCGGGCAGGCTTCCATACACGCGCCGCAGGTCGTACATTGCCAGAGGGCTTCGGGTGCAGTTGCAGCAACCGCGCCGATGATGGGAATTGCGGATTGATTGCCGGTCTCATTGCCGTTTGCGGCGTTTTTGTTTGACGAGTTGCCAATAGAAATACCGAAAGCTGCCAGAGGGTTGGCGTGCATGAATTTTTGCAAATCCAAAATGATGTCGCGCGGCGAAAGTTCTTTGCCGACGGTATTCGCGGGACAGACACTCGTGCAGCGCCCACACTCTGTGCAGGCGTCGAAATCAGCAAGGTCTTTCCAACTCCAACCGGCAAGGGTTTTCACACCCAACGGCTCGCCGGTTTCCATTGCTTTATCAATGTCGAGTTTTTTTAGCGACGCGCCGGTCGGATTAAGCGATGACGTGTAGATATTCAAGGGACCAAAAATGACGTGCGCCATTTTAGTGTAAGGTGCCCAGGCAATAAATCCGAAAACTAAAATTGCGTGTGTCCACCACGCGCCGAAATGCATTGCGCGCATGGCGTTCTTGCTCATCAATGCAGCAGAACCTTGCGCCAATAAAAACCCCACGGGCGACCATTTTCCCCAGGGGTCAAGGGTGGCGGCAATGCGCCATCCTTCGACTAAAAATCCAGTCAAAGCGATGAGAAAAATTGCCGTGAGAATTAACGTTGATTCTTCGGTATAAACCAGTTTTTTTGGTTTTAACGAAATCCGTCGCCAGAGCGCGATGCCGACGCCAACCAGTACCAACGCCCCGAATATATCGACGATGAATGATTGAAAGTAGAGATAGAAACTGCCCTGCATGATTGGAATGCCCAAATCATCGTGAATGGCAACAACAGTGGTGGCGATAGTGAGCATGATGAATCCGCTATAAATAAACGAATGAAAAACTCTCGCGTACTTTTCGCGAACCGTTCGCCCTTGAGCCGCCGCGTGTTTGATTAATCGCTTTATTCTGTCAGCCGGTCTATCAAAGCGATTTGCCGGAAGCCCGCGCCGCCACACTTGAACTCTGCGCCAGAATCCGTAACCTGCGGTCGCGATTGCTGCGACGAACATCAGATACATCACCCAGATAAATGAGTGTGGGATATTCCAATAAACTTCGCGTGTGGCAAATTCCGGGTTCATATAATTTTTTCACCACCGAGACATCAAGAAGATAGGGAGAAAGGGAGAGAGGGAGAAGGGGAACAATCGAGGCTTCCCTTTCTCCCCTTCTCCCCTTCTCCCCTTCTTCTTTTCTGTGTCTCGGTGGTTCATTTTATTTCTTGAGTTCTTTCAATCGCTCAATCAAAAGCGGCACGACTTTGCGATAGTCCTCAACAATGCCGAAGCGGCAATGCTTAAAAATCGGCGCATCTTTATCGATATTAATCGCGGCTACACATTTTGAATCGGACATTCCTGCTAAATGCTGGCTCGCGCCGTGAATGGCAACGGCGATGTACAACCCCGGCGCAACTTTTTTTCCGGTCTGCCCGATTTGCCACGAAGGCGGAACCCAACCGGAATCGCAAGCCGCGCGTGATGCGCCCATTTGCGCGCCCAGTATATCGGCAATCTTTCGCAATTCAATAAATGGTTCTGAGCCACCGAGTCCGCGACCGCCTGAGACAATGATTTTTGCATCTTCGAGTCGCGCTTCATCACCGGCTTCAACCTTGCGTTCGGTGATAGTTGCCGATAATTGCGCAGGCAATTCAACCGTCGCTTGTGAAATTTCCGCTTGCGTTCCGCGTGCCGGCGCGGTGTCAAAAGCGCGTGAGCGTAACCAAACGACCGCGGGCGATTTTTTCAGTTCGATACTTGCCATCGCTTTGCCGCCATAAACGCTGCGGGTCACGCGAACTTTCCCATCGACAACGCTGAGCGCCAGCCCGTCTGCGCCGGCGCTGCCGCCCAGACGATGGGCAAGTCTTGGCGCAAGTTCCTGACTGTAAGTATCATTGCTCAGTAACACGGCGGCAGGTTGTTTGGCTTTACAAATTTCAGCGAGGGCACTTAAATAATTTTCGGTTTGATACTCCTGAAGCGCCGCCTGGTCAGCAATCGTTAAGACATCAACTACCGAAGCCACTGCCGATTTTGTTGCCTCATCCGCAACACCCAATAAAACGGCGTGGAGTTTACCGCCAAGTTCAGCGGCGAGCTTGCGACCGGCTCCGGCAACGCCCTGTGCGGCGCGGTCATAACCAGCCGAAGCGAATAAACCAATAATGACATCTTTCATATTTTTTTCTCGATTAATTGATAAGCTATAAAACCGGATGATGGTTACATCGTGCCGGTTACTTCGATAATTTTTTGCGCGAATTTATCGACACGATCCTCTAAAGTGTCGCCTTCGGCAAACTCACAGTTGATTTCTTTCACAGGGATGTACAGGTCAACAACTTCGTAATAACTGTTCCCGGCATTCATTTCATCGGGGGTGAGTCCAAGGTCGGCAATCGTCCATTTAGTCAATGGTTGGCGATAAGACATCATGACATCGCGGGTTTTGGGAATGCGCGGAACGTTGAATTCATTATTGGTGACCGTAACCACAAGCGGCGTTTTTGCCACAACGGTATCAGCGCCGACATCGGTTTGGCGGTTGCAGGTTAATCCGCTATCCGTTGCCGTAATCGCATCAACGAAATTGACACAGGCGATAGCCAATTCTTCGGCAAGTAATCCGCCGGTCTGCCCGACGCCCCAATCGCCGGACTCGCGCCCGACCATCACCAGATCATATTCACCTTGTTTGCGGATTGCGGCGGCGAGCGTTTGCGCAACCGTCAGGGCATCAGGATGGGGATTGCCTTCATTGAGGAGGTGAATCGCCGCGTCGGCTTTCATTGCCAGGGCTTTTCTAAGTGAATCTTCGGCGGAGTCCGCGCCATAGGAGATAACCGTGATTTTGCCGCCGACTTTTTCTTTTAATTGCAGGGCGGTTTCCAGGGCATTTTCACAAAAAATATTGGTGACCAGATTTGCTGAACCGCGAACCGCTTCTTTCTTCTCAGCATCGACGCGAAAATCCCGCACCGGGATTTCGGGGTCGAGAATTTGTTTTAAACAGACAATGATATTGAGTGCCATATGATTCCTTATCTGAGGTAAAAATGTTGCTTTGCGGACGACAAACTATCGCACCTTTAGTCTTTGCAGCAACCGTCTTTTGCATAATTTTATGAATATGATTTCTTTGGGTTGTACTTGAACGGTTGGATGCTTATAATCTCGCTGGTTTTGCTTTTACTTACCGACCGTTCGGTAGAAGTATCATGACCAAAAGGCAAACTGTCAAGTTCCAGACAAAGCATATTGAAAAATAATTTCCCTGTCAGAGAGGCGCTATTTCAATGAAAGCATGGCTTGTCAAACAGTGGGGTGAACCGCAACAGATGACCTTGGAAGAGATTGCCATTCCAACGCCGGCAGCCGGTGAAGTTCGCATAAAAAATCAGGCGTCGGCGGTAAATTTTTTCGACATTCTGCAAATTCAAGGCAAATACCAAATCAAACCACCCTTCCCTTTTTCACCCGGCGCAGAAGTTGCAGGCGTGGTCGATGCTGTCGGTGAAGGCGTTACCGGCTTCACCATCGGCGACCGCGTTCAAGCCGGAGTATCGACCGGCGGTTATGCCGAATATGCCATCGCCAAAGCCAATCGGATTTTTAAAATTCCCGATGCCATGAGTTTTACAGAAGCCGCCGCCATGTACATCGTCTACCAAACCGCTTATTTCGCGTTGAAGGAACGCGCGAAATTACAAGCGGGCGAATGGCTGCTGGTTCATTCAGGCGCAGGTGGGGTTGGCATGTCGGCGATTCAAATTGGCAAAGCTTTTGGCGCAAAGGTCATCGCTACTGCCGGAAGCGATGAAAAACTGGCATTCTGTAAATCGCTTGGCGCAGATTTTACCCTGAGTTATCGCGATGATTCGTGGGTTGATGAAATCAAAAAAATCACCACAGGTCACGGAGTCGATGTTATTTATGACCCGGTGGGTGGAGATGTTTTCGATTTATCCAGTAAATGCATCGCTACTTACGGGCGGTTGCTGGTCATAGGCTTTGCCGGTGGGCGCATTCCAACCATTGCCGCCAATCGAATTTTATTAAAGAACATCTCGATTGTCGGCGTGTTCTGGGGCGCACATATTGAAAAACACCCGGATTATCTGGCGCAATCACAGAACGAATTATTCGCGATGTATACGGCGGGCAAAATCAAACCCATCGTTTCCAAAGCCTATGCGCTTGAAGATGCGCCGCAAGCTTTACAGACACTGGCTAATCGACAGGCTTACGGCAAACTGGTTTTGACAATGTAATTTTATTTTCAAACCGGAATTTCCCAACCGCTCGTAATCGGTTTGGCTTACCCCTCAGACTGGGGTAATTTTTACTGCTCCGATTGCGACGAAATGACAAATCGACAATCAACGCTCAGGTTTAAATGAATCATTGTAAAAATTTTTAATCCTTGGTGGGCGTTATCTTCACAACAGACTTTTGGCAAACTCAATAATTTATAAGGAGGCCGTTTTTAATGAGTAAAAGTAATTTGCAAGGTAAAGTCGCAATCGTAACCGGAGGCGGACGCGGCATTGGAAAAGCTATCGCTTTTCGTTTAGCTGAAGCCGGTGCCAATGTCGTCATCGCCAGTCGCAAAATGGATGTGTTACAGACAACCGCTGAAGAGTTCGCACCTTTACCGGGAAAAACTGTTCCGATGGAATGTCACGTCGGTCGCGCAGACCATATTGATAAATTGGTCAGTGATACCGAAAATCAACTTGGCGCGGTTGATATACTGGTCAATAACAGCGCCACCAATATCGGTCAGGGACCCTCGCTCAACGTTACCGACGAGATGTTTGCCAAAATGTTTGAAATCAATGTTCTCTCATCTGTGAGGTTTATTAATCGTGTGGTTCCCAAAATGATCGAACGAAAAACCGGCGGTTCGATTATCAACATCGTCTCGATTGCCGGTCTGCGACCACAGGCAGGCGGCTTGCTTTACAGCGCCACCAAAGCGGCATTGATTATGATGACCAGAACCTGGGCGGTCGAATTTGGAAAACATGGGGTGCGCGTCAATGCCATCGCCCCCGGACTCATTCAAACCGATTTCAGCGAATATTTCTGGAAAAACGAACAATATGTTAAAGCCATCGAAGCCACCCAGCCGATTCCGCGTGTCGGCACCCCGGATGAAATCGGCGGCATGGCATTGTTTCTGGCATCTGATGAATCATCATTCATCACCGGTCAAACATTTGTCGTCGATGGCGGCGCAACCGCGAAGTAAGTAAAAAGTAAAAAGTAAAAAGTAAAAAGTAAAAAGTAAAAAGTAAAAAGTTGCGAGGTTATCCAACGCTGCGATAACCACCTGAGAACGATAAAAGGATAATCTCTTTTCGAGATTCTCAAGATTGTTTTCCCCACCGGCTTTTTGCTTTTGAATATTCACGGTTACTTGCGATAGCATCGGACGCAGTGTCAATCTCCGTCTTTATCATTTCAGACCTGAAAGGAATTTACGGTTATGCATTTTGAATACTCCGACAAAGTTAAAGATTTAATTAAACGGGTTCAGGGATTCGTCGAAGAATATGTTTACCCGAACGAAAAAACTTATTATGAACAAATCGCCGAAGGTGACCGCTGGCAACCCGTGCAAATCATCGAAGATTTGAAACCGGTTGCCCGCAAACAAGGGTTATGGAATCTGTTTTTACCGGAAAGCGACCAGGGCGCGGGTCTCAGCAATCTCGAATATGCGCCGCTTTGTGAAATTATGGGGCGCTCGCCATTTGCCTCAGAAGTATTCAATTGCTCGGCTCCCGATACCGGCAATATGGAAGTGCTGGCGCGATATGGTTCCAAAGAGCAACAGGATAAGTGGCTCACTCCGCTACTCAATGGTGAAATCCGCTCCTGTTTTGCGATGACCGAACCCGATGTCGCTTCATCGGATGCGACAAACATTCAAGCGAGTATCGCGCGCGACGGCGATGAATATGTCATCAACGGGCGGAAGTGGTGGAGTTCAGGAGCCGGTGACCCG contains these protein-coding regions:
- a CDS encoding SDR family oxidoreductase, which produces MSKSNLQGKVAIVTGGGRGIGKAIAFRLAEAGANVVIASRKMDVLQTTAEEFAPLPGKTVPMECHVGRADHIDKLVSDTENQLGAVDILVNNSATNIGQGPSLNVTDEMFAKMFEINVLSSVRFINRVVPKMIERKTGGSIINIVSIAGLRPQAGGLLYSATKAALIMMTRTWAVEFGKHGVRVNAIAPGLIQTDFSEYFWKNEQYVKAIEATQPIPRVGTPDEIGGMALFLASDESSFITGQTFVVDGGATAK
- a CDS encoding acyl-CoA dehydrogenase; its protein translation is MDLRLTPEEEKFRDECRAWLEANVPPPFEGAGLNEEENAESLAYLKAWQKKVYDAGWAGISWKKEYGGRGATLIEQAIFQEEWARANAPMLINVLGLSLIGPTIIAVGTEEQKKRFLPKILSGEEIWCQGFSEPNAGSDVAGLGTKAVRDGDHFIVNGQKIWTSLAHVSDWCLLLVRTDFEAPKHKGITALLVDMHSEGVSVRPLKQITGDSGFNEVFFSNVRVPVANVLGEVNKGWHTAIATLMNERANLGAGIYIQIKRTLDALVEKVNTLQRNGKPIAQDPIARQKIAQAYLELEIFKLNSNRAISKLSKSPIPGPEGSIQKIFWSELNQRTQRDAMEILGAHGQLWDLDDGKWVYGYLRTRGNTIEAGTSEIQRNIVAERVLGLPKGYAR
- a CDS encoding heterodisulfide reductase-related iron-sulfur binding cluster translates to MNPEFATREVYWNIPHSFIWVMYLMFVAAIATAGYGFWRRVQVWRRGLPANRFDRPADRIKRLIKHAAAQGRTVREKYARVFHSFIYSGFIMLTIATTVVAIHDDLGIPIMQGSFYLYFQSFIVDIFGALVLVGVGIALWRRISLKPKKLVYTEESTLILTAIFLIALTGFLVEGWRIAATLDPWGKWSPVGFLLAQGSAALMSKNAMRAMHFGAWWTHAILVFGFIAWAPYTKMAHVIFGPLNIYTSSLNPTGASLKKLDIDKAMETGEPLGVKTLAGWSWKDLADFDACTECGRCTSVCPANTVGKELSPRDIILDLQKFMHANPLAAFGISIGNSSNKNAANGNETGNQSAIPIIGAVAATAPEALWQCTTCGACMEACPVFIEQMPKIVDMRRFLVMEEADFPETMGDAVTSMETRGHPFKGTQSTRIDWTEGLNIPTMADAKDAEVLFWVGCGGALIERNQKVVRATAQLLQKAGVNFAILGREEKCTGDPARRIGNEFLFDMLARENTAKLNNYGVKKIITSCPHCFNTFRNEYPEFGGSYEVFHHSEYLAKLVSDGKIAPSNKNQKKITFHDPCYLGRHNGIFDAPRQLVQIASRNAPVEVAQSRENGFCCGGGGGMSFIDEPKDKRVNQERARQLLETGADIVAVGCPFCTTMLEDGINARKGERDVRVMDVAEILWQSVS
- a CDS encoding electron transfer flavoprotein subunit beta/FixA family protein; this translates as MALNIIVCLKQILDPEIPVRDFRVDAEKKEAVRGSANLVTNIFCENALETALQLKEKVGGKITVISYGADSAEDSLRKALAMKADAAIHLLNEGNPHPDALTVAQTLAAAIRKQGEYDLVMVGRESGDWGVGQTGGLLAEELAIACVNFVDAITATDSGLTCNRQTDVGADTVVAKTPLVVTVTNNEFNVPRIPKTRDVMMSYRQPLTKWTIADLGLTPDEMNAGNSYYEVVDLYIPVKEINCEFAEGDTLEDRVDKFAQKIIEVTGTM
- a CDS encoding electron transfer flavoprotein subunit alpha/FixB family protein, giving the protein MKDVIIGLFASAGYDRAAQGVAGAGRKLAAELGGKLHAVLLGVADEATKSAVASVVDVLTIADQAALQEYQTENYLSALAEICKAKQPAAVLLSNDTYSQELAPRLAHRLGGSAGADGLALSVVDGKVRVTRSVYGGKAMASIELKKSPAVVWLRSRAFDTAPARGTQAEISQATVELPAQLSATITERKVEAGDEARLEDAKIIVSGGRGLGGSEPFIELRKIADILGAQMGASRAACDSGWVPPSWQIGQTGKKVAPGLYIAVAIHGASQHLAGMSDSKCVAAINIDKDAPIFKHCRFGIVEDYRKVVPLLIERLKELKK
- a CDS encoding NADPH:quinone oxidoreductase family protein, which gives rise to MKAWLVKQWGEPQQMTLEEIAIPTPAAGEVRIKNQASAVNFFDILQIQGKYQIKPPFPFSPGAEVAGVVDAVGEGVTGFTIGDRVQAGVSTGGYAEYAIAKANRIFKIPDAMSFTEAAAMYIVYQTAYFALKERAKLQAGEWLLVHSGAGGVGMSAIQIGKAFGAKVIATAGSDEKLAFCKSLGADFTLSYRDDSWVDEIKKITTGHGVDVIYDPVGGDVFDLSSKCIATYGRLLVIGFAGGRIPTIAANRILLKNISIVGVFWGAHIEKHPDYLAQSQNELFAMYTAGKIKPIVSKAYALEDAPQALQTLANRQAYGKLVLTM